ACCGAACTGGTATCGGTCGAAACTTTCGTGCAGAAATGTTTGAATTTTTCTGGTAATCTTTCCGACCAAAGTATCGTTAAATTCGGTTCTGGCGCAGGGCCTAAATTATATAGTGTGTGCAGCAAACGGAAACTGTTCTTGGTGACGAGAGTGCGCCCATCTTCACCCATACCGCCGATCGATTCTGTTACCCAAGTTGGATCGCCCGAAAACAGTTCGTTGTAATCTGGTGTCCGCAGGAACCGCACCATGCGTAACTTCATCACAAAATGGTCGATAATTTCTTGCAATTGCGCTTCTGTCGCATCGCCATTTTGCAAATCGCGCTCAAAATAAATATCCAAGAACGTGGCAACTCGCCCCAAGGACATCGCCGCACCGTTTTGTTCTTTCACGGCACCCAGGTAAGCGAAGTATGTCCACTGTACGGCTTCTTTGGCATTCGCTGCGGGTTTGCTAAGATCGAATCCGTAGCTAGCCGCCATTTGTTTGAGTTCTTGCAGCGCTCGAATTTGTTCGCAAATCTCTTCTCTTAACTGAATAACCGATTCTACAATCGAGTCGAGTTCCAGTTCTTTGAGTTGTTCTTTTTTGTCCGCAACTAAGCGGTCAACGCCGTACAAAGCTACGCGGCGATAATCGCCGATAATCCTACCCCGACCGTAGGCATCCGGTAATCCAGTGATAATTCCAGAATGCCGCGCCAGTTTCATTTCACGGGTGTAAGCATCGAAAACTCCATCGTTATGAGTTTTGCGATATTTGCTGAAAATCTCTTCCGTCTCTGGGTCGAGTTTGTAGCCGTAAGCTTCTAGGGAGGCTTTTACCACGCGGATACCGCCCAAGGGCATAATTGCTCGCTTCAGCGGTTTTTCTGTTTGCAAACCAACAATTTGTTCTCGCTCTTTGTCAAGATAACCGGGCTGATGTGCAGTTATAGTTGAAACGACTTTTGTATCGGCATCTAACACGCCTTTTTGTCGTTCTTGCTTCATTAAATCCAGTACTTGATTCCACAGCTGGTGAGTTCTTTCGGTGGGGCTACGCAAAAAGGACTCGTCTCCTTCATAAGGAGTGTAGTTTTTTTGGATAAAATCCCGGACATCTATTTCTTCTGTCCATTTTCCTGGAACAAAATTTTTCCATTGCTCCAACATGGCTTTTTTCTCCCCGTTACTTTGCACAGTTATCTTTTCTTTCTGCGCTAATACTATGTTACAAAGTTTGGGGGATGTCGGCCAAAAAGTATCACTTTATTTAATAAACAACTTCAATGACGTTTTAGTTTCTCTTTAAAACAATTTGTAGGTTGTTTTATCCGCTATTATAAATATATTGTGGTTTTTGATACTTTTTATAAAAAAGTCAGCTATAATACGAATATTATTAAGTACTTAATTGTGAGATAAAAATAAGAGATTCAGTATTTTTATCAGTGCTTTATCCAAATGTTTATGCTTGTTTGGCGCTTCTAACTTCAGCAGAGACAGAGAGGGGAGATAGTTTTGCTCCCCCGCTCTCCTACTGTCTCCCTCTTAATTAGCGGCCTTTGGAGGCTCAGTCTTGGGGTTCTGTGCCCGCTTCTGCATCGCCAACAGTTGCGGCACCGTGACAAATCGATATCCCCGCTGTTTGAGTCCGGCAATAATTATTGGCAAAGCCTGCACCGTTCTGGGGTGAATATCGTGCAGTAGTATAATTTCTCCCGGTCGGGCAGCTTTCAGGACATTATTGGCTAAAACAGGCGCAGATCTGCCGATATGGTTCTCCCCCGGATCGTCCGACCACATCACGATCGCATACTTTTGAGAGCGGGCGTAAGCTGCTAGGCCGTTGTTTAGGAAGCCTCCAGGCGGACGGAAAAGCGATGTCTTGACGCCAGTCGTCTTGTAAATTAGGGCGGCTGTATTTTCTATTTCGGCAGCAGCCACAGCCGGATTCATATGAAAATACCAGTGATGCCACGTAT
The genomic region above belongs to Aerosakkonema funiforme FACHB-1375 and contains:
- a CDS encoding polysaccharide deacetylase family protein, yielding MKSRYAFFWYPRFFPTLVTVVGLLGSYMALPGRLSDSRLPSFGMAHPVKATNLVFSVPTQYQGKTVRKVDLGTPEKVIALTFDDGPWPKTTLQVLEILRKNNIKATFFWIGRNLKNYPDIGRRVVQDGHVIGNHTWHHWYFHMNPAVAAAEIENTAALIYKTTGVKTSLFRPPGGFLNNGLAAYARSQKYAIVMWSDDPGENHIGRSAPVLANNVLKAARPGEIILLHDIHPRTVQALPIIIAGLKQRGYRFVTVPQLLAMQKRAQNPKTEPPKAAN
- the pflB gene encoding formate C-acetyltransferase, whose product is MLEQWKNFVPGKWTEEIDVRDFIQKNYTPYEGDESFLRSPTERTHQLWNQVLDLMKQERQKGVLDADTKVVSTITAHQPGYLDKEREQIVGLQTEKPLKRAIMPLGGIRVVKASLEAYGYKLDPETEEIFSKYRKTHNDGVFDAYTREMKLARHSGIITGLPDAYGRGRIIGDYRRVALYGVDRLVADKKEQLKELELDSIVESVIQLREEICEQIRALQELKQMAASYGFDLSKPAANAKEAVQWTYFAYLGAVKEQNGAAMSLGRVATFLDIYFERDLQNGDATEAQLQEIIDHFVMKLRMVRFLRTPDYNELFSGDPTWVTESIGGMGEDGRTLVTKNSFRLLHTLYNLGPAPEPNLTILWSERLPEKFKHFCTKVSTDTSSVQYENDDLMRPYYGDDYGIACCVSAMRIGKQMQFFGARANLAKALLYAINGGKDEKAGDRIAPEFEPVTSEYLDYDEVKAKFDRLLDWLAKLYVNTLNVIHYMHDKYCYERLEFALHDREILRTLACGVAGLSVVADAFSAMKYAKVKVLRNESGLAVDYQIEGDFPKYGNNDDRVDSIAVNLVKDFMDKIRQNKTYRNAVPTQSVLTITSNVVYGKKTGNTPDGRKAGEPFAPGANPMHGRDTKGAIASLASVAKLPYEHAQDGISYTFSIVPKALGKTEDDRIKNLSGILDGYCHDGGHHINVNVLDRETLLDAIDHPEKYPQLTIRVSGYAVNFIKLTREQQLDVIKRTFHDRI